In the genome of Lathamus discolor isolate bLatDis1 unplaced genomic scaffold, bLatDis1.hap1 Scaffold_220, whole genome shotgun sequence, one region contains:
- the LOC136006465 gene encoding LOW QUALITY PROTEIN: histone-lysine N-methyltransferase SETD1A-like (The sequence of the model RefSeq protein was modified relative to this genomic sequence to represent the inferred CDS: inserted 1 base in 1 codon; deleted 1 base in 1 codon) has product MRSARQGVGSAPQIRHVSRWRRSRRYRTLGAGPDRNRNRNRDRNRNRNRNRSLGSRSPASEPGGGGGSGRVHAGGWRAEAGAEQRGQGPPWRSYKLLVDPALRRAPHKVYRYDGVHFSVPDSGYPPAGTVQDPRPRRIWAKHRDLSLPVPKFKLDEFYVGQVPQKEVTFARLNDNIREPFLGEMCRKFGAVEEVEVLLHPRTRKHLGLARVLFTSSRAARESVRALHNTAVXGTVIHAQLDARGNGDGGIG; this is encoded by the exons ATGCGTAGTGCGCGCCAGGGCGTGGGGAGCGCTCCGCAGATTCGCCACG tCTCACGGTGGCGCCGGAGCCGCCGGTACCGGACACTCGGGGCTGGCCCTGACCGGAACCGGAACCGGAACCGGGACCGGAACCGGAACCGGAACCGGAACCGGAGCCTCGGGTCCCGCTCTCCCGCCTCAGAgccggggggcggcggcgggagcggccg GGTCCatgcaggaggatggagggCGGAGGCGGGGGCTGAGCAGCGCGGGCAGGGCCCCCCCTGGCGCAGTTACAAGCTCCTGGTGGACCCCGCGCTGCGCCGCGCCCCCCACAAGGTTTATCGCTACGATGGCGTCCACTTCAGCGTGCCC GACTCCGGGTACCCCCCCGCGGGCACCGTGCAGgacccccggccccgccgcatCTGGGCCAAGCACCGAGACCTCTCCCTGCCCGTGCCCAAGTTCAAG CTGGACGAGTTCTACGTGGGGCAGGTGCCGCAGAAGGAGGTGACGTTCGCGCGCCTCAACGAC AACATCCGGGAGCCCTTCCTGGGCGAGATGTGCCGCAAGTTCGGCGCCGTGGAGGAGGTGGAGGTGCTGCTGCACCCCCGCACCCGCAAGCACCTGGGGCTGGCGCGGGTGCTCTTCACGTCGAGCCGCGCGGCCCGCGAGAGCGTGCGGGCCCTGCACAACACCGCCG ATGGCACCGTCATCCACGCGCAGCTCGACGCCAGGG gcaatggggatgggggcattGGGTGa
- the LOC136006466 gene encoding LOW QUALITY PROTEIN: histone-lysine N-methyltransferase SETD1A-like (The sequence of the model RefSeq protein was modified relative to this genomic sequence to represent the inferred CDS: deleted 1 base in 1 codon), translating to MGLPAHPSGLYGGGGAPAPQPAPNMWGAAPPRTPGTPRGHRAGPRPRRIWAKHRDLSLPVPKFKLDEFYVGQVPQKEVTFARLNDNIREPFLGEMCRKFGAVEEVEVLLHPRTRKHLGLARVLFTSSRAARESVRALHNTAVMGTVIHAQLDARVGMG from the exons ATGGGGCTGCCTGCGCATCCCTCTGGTCTCTATGGAGGGGGGGgagcccctgccccacagcctgcCCCTAACATGTGGGGCGCTGCCCCCCCCAGGACTCCGGGTACCCCCCGCGGGCACCGTGCAGGACCCCGGCCCCGCCGCATCTGGGCCAAGCACCGAGACCTCTCCCTGCCCGTGCCCAAGTTCAAG CTGGACGAGTTCTACGTGGGGCAGGTGCCGCAGAAGGAGGTGACG TTCGCGCGCCTCAACGACAACATCCGGGAGCCCTTCCTGGGCGAGATGTGCCGCAAGTTCGGCGCCGTGGAGGAGGTGGAGGTGCTGCTGCACCCCCGCACCCGCAAGCACCTGGGGCTGGCGCGGGTGCTCTTCACGTCGAGCCGCGCGGCCCGCGAGAGCGTGCGGGCCCTGCACAACACCGCCGTCATGGGCACCGTCATCCACGCGCAGCTCGACGCCAGGG TGGGGATGGGGTAA
- the LOC136006467 gene encoding spidroin-1-like has product MRLYGFYGGLWGPMGLYGALWGSMGAYGCLWGSIWGSVGLCGALWGSIGRYGLLWGLWGSVGAYGGLWGSVGAYGALWGPMGAYGALWGSMGAYGCLWGSMGLEGNCMGGLCGFRGAYRALWGPMGLCGGLWGSMGTYGALWGSMGAYGVYGGLWGSVGVYGALVHAGGWAEAGLSSAGRAPPWRSYKLLVDPALRRAPHKVYRYDGVHFSVP; this is encoded by the exons ATGCGGCTCTATGGGTTCTATGGGGGCCTATGGGGgcctatggggctctatggggctctgtggggctctatgggggcctatgggtgtctatggggctctatatggggctctgtgggactctgtggggctctatgggggtctatCGGGCGCTATGGGCTTCTATGGGGcctatggggctctgtgggggcctatgggggcctatggggctctgtgggggcctatggggctctatgggggcctatgggggcctatggggctctgtggggctctatgggggcctatgggtgtctatggggttctatggggctggaggggaatTGCATGGGGGGCCTATGTGGGTTTAGGGGAGCTTATAGGGCTCTATGGGGAcctatggggctctgtgggggcctatggggctctatggggacctatggggctctgtggggctctatgggggcctatggggtctatgggggcctatggggctctgtaggggtctatggggctct GGTCCATGCAGGAGGATGGGCGGAGGCGGGGCTGAGCAGCGCGGGCAGGGCCCCCCCCTGGCGCAGTTACAAGCTCCTGGTGGACCCCGCGCTGCGCCGCGCCCCCCACAAGGTTTATCGCTACGATGGCGTCCACTTCAGCGTGCCGTGA